Part of the Nostoc sp. ATCC 53789 genome, GCTATGCAATCCATCAATATCACGGTAATCAATCCATTTTTTATGACAGCGTTTTTGGGAACGGCTGCGGCTTGTATCTTTCTTTTAATCTCCTCGCTATTAAAGTGGCATCAACCCGGTGCCGCCTACTTGCTTCTCGGCAGCTTGCTCTACCTCGTTGGTACATTAGGCGTGACAATAGTTTTCAATGTACCGCTCAACGAAGCCCTGGCGAAAGTCGAGCCGGATAGTACTGAAGGTGCGAGCCTATGGTCTAGCTACCTGACCAACTGGACAATCTGGAATCACATTCGGACGGTAGCGGCGCTAGCAGCAGCAACATCGCTCACCATCGCGCTTTGTTTGGGTTCAAGAATCGTAGAGGGAATCGATAATACGGTTAGGTAACTCCGCTACTAATGGGTAAAGTAGGTCGGCGAAATTAAAGCTAACTGGCTAAGGCTGTCATTTGTTCTTTGTCATTGGTCATTAGTAAGGATTTTAAGCCTATTTACGTTTCGTAGCAGACTTAGTTTTTTGTGACTAATTAGTAATTATTTGCTCAACCATTCCTGCCATTTTTGAGCAGCCTTGTCACGTTCTGCTTTTTGGCCTGCGGGATCATAACTTCCCAAACTCTGCCATAACTGATTCCAGTCTTGCCCTTGGGGTAGCTTACTCACTACAGCCTTAACAATCAAAAAAGCCCGCTCACGAGTGAGATCGTTTGGTGCTTGCAAAAGAGGAATTACCAAAGGTAAAACTTCTTTTCCGCCTCGCATTAAAGGATACATCGAAGCTGTGTAGGGATTGTGCAGAATGTCAGGGTAATCATCAAGGGTAGCGACCAAAGCGGATAATGAGCGTTTATCTCCTAATTGGTGTAGGGCAGTGGCAGCACGGGCACGCACTTCTGGATTAGTGTCATGGGTGGCTTGGAACAAAGCATCGGCACTAGCGGGATCGGCAATTTCGCTCAGTCCCT contains:
- a CDS encoding DUF1772 domain-containing protein — translated: MLQHLITQQYYFALKLFSALGCGLIAGVFFAFSTFVMNALARLKPPQGITAMQSINITVINPFFMTAFLGTAAACIFLLISSLLKWHQPGAAYLLLGSLLYLVGTLGVTIVFNVPLNEALAKVEPDSTEGASLWSSYLTNWTIWNHIRTVAALAAATSLTIALCLGSRIVEGIDNTVR
- a CDS encoding HEAT repeat domain-containing protein produces the protein MNNQDATATPMEQIKTRLYSTDQDTSALALGELIRLGKKATPVLLEALTNPNPRTRRLAAEGLSEIADPASADALFQATHDTNPEVRARAATALHQLGDKRSLSALVATLDDYPDILHNPYTASMYPLMRGGKEVLPLVIPLLQAPNDLTRERAFLIVKAVVSKLPQGQDWNQLWQSLGSYDPAGQKAERDKAAQKWQEWLSK